A section of the Pediococcus inopinatus genome encodes:
- a CDS encoding TIGR01906 family membrane protein, with amino-acid sequence MKFSRLMNGSNSMKWRRLGQWCAFHLFGITLSIFLVINCTFLYSWTLKWYHVLATVNMSKIQLMHNYHQLIYYLSFPWIKHLKMTDFPSSSAGLQHFADVKNLFMLNEVVLVISGVIFFFFIRELIKTKSLWQVIRPLQIAAVVPILVAVMMSISFNQFFIVFHELLFRNDDWMFDPQKDPIINALPEEFFLQCFVLVFIFIECFYLIFIWIGRKQIKK; translated from the coding sequence ATGAAATTCAGTCGTTTGATGAATGGAAGTAATAGTATGAAATGGCGTAGGCTTGGGCAGTGGTGTGCTTTTCATTTATTTGGAATCACTTTGTCAATTTTTTTAGTTATTAACTGTACATTTCTTTATAGTTGGACTTTGAAGTGGTATCACGTGTTGGCAACAGTCAATATGTCGAAAATACAGTTAATGCATAATTACCATCAGTTAATCTATTACTTAAGTTTTCCATGGATAAAACATTTAAAAATGACTGATTTTCCAAGCTCTAGTGCAGGACTGCAACACTTTGCAGACGTAAAAAATTTGTTTATGCTTAATGAAGTTGTTTTAGTAATTTCAGGAGTAATCTTTTTCTTTTTTATCCGTGAATTAATTAAAACAAAATCTCTTTGGCAAGTTATTCGACCACTACAGATTGCCGCTGTGGTTCCTATATTAGTGGCAGTTATGATGAGTATATCGTTTAATCAGTTTTTTATAGTTTTTCATGAATTGTTATTTAGAAATGATGACTGGATGTTTGACCCCCAAAAAGATCCGATTATAAATGCACTACCTGAGGAATTCTTTTTACAGTGTTTTGTACTAGTATTTATTTTTATTGAATGTTTTTATCTAATTTTTATTTGGATTGGAAGAAAGCAGATAAAAAAATAA
- a CDS encoding TIGR01457 family HAD-type hydrolase: MISDYKGYLIDLDGTIYRGRDQIPAAARFVKRLQDTHTDFLFVTNNTTKLPEDVAKNLRDNHNINVTADEVYTAGLATADYLDGIAGDKRKVYVIGELGLKQALLNKKFTFDEVHPDWVVVGLDYDVTYHKFELATLAIKRGATFIGTNADTNLPNERGLVPGAGSLIGMVERATQQRATYVGKPETIIMQKAVRQIGLAKEDVVMVGDNYMTDISAGINFGIDTLLVYTGVSTREFVKKQEVQPTHEIQSFDEWK; this comes from the coding sequence ATGATTTCAGATTATAAAGGATATTTAATTGATTTAGATGGAACAATTTATCGTGGTCGTGACCAAATTCCGGCAGCAGCTAGATTTGTCAAACGATTACAAGATACACATACTGATTTTTTGTTTGTGACGAACAATACAACCAAGTTACCAGAAGATGTAGCCAAAAACCTGCGGGATAATCATAATATTAATGTCACGGCCGATGAAGTCTATACAGCTGGACTGGCAACCGCTGATTATTTAGACGGGATAGCTGGCGACAAGCGTAAAGTTTATGTCATTGGTGAACTAGGGTTAAAGCAAGCACTTTTGAACAAAAAATTTACATTTGATGAGGTTCATCCAGACTGGGTGGTTGTTGGATTGGACTATGATGTTACTTATCATAAATTTGAATTAGCAACTTTGGCTATAAAACGAGGTGCGACATTCATTGGAACAAATGCAGATACAAATTTGCCTAATGAGCGAGGATTAGTTCCAGGAGCGGGTTCTTTAATTGGAATGGTAGAACGAGCTACCCAACAAAGAGCCACGTATGTTGGTAAACCAGAGACGATCATCATGCAAAAGGCAGTTAGACAAATTGGTTTAGCCAAGGAAGATGTGGTTATGGTTGGGGATAATTACATGACTGATATTTCGGCTGGAATTAATTTTGGTATTGACACGTTACTTGTGTATACCGGCGTTTCAACCCGTGAATTTGTAAAGAAGCAAGAAGTTCAACCGACTCATGAAATTCAGTCGTTTGATGAATGGAAGTAA
- a CDS encoding YutD family protein gives MTNAQSKDDSDEKTNRRPVINTVDLLDDANILINGHQYQLVSDERSAFDREQLAERFSPVLSKYDYIVGDIGYEQLRLRGFYSNDDRNAKDTEKQSAIQDYLLEFCNFGCAYFILRNLSVNKPAKQRSLRTKETTKKPTNKNASKNKRPNKRVRKFKQKPFVEEKITEQKAKPVNHRQNKITEVHKRGKRSFTIRETK, from the coding sequence ATGACTAATGCTCAGAGTAAGGACGATAGTGACGAAAAAACAAATAGACGGCCTGTAATTAATACCGTTGATCTTTTAGACGATGCCAATATTTTGATAAATGGTCACCAGTATCAACTCGTTAGTGATGAGCGAAGCGCTTTTGATCGTGAACAGTTGGCTGAACGCTTTAGCCCGGTTTTAAGCAAGTATGACTATATTGTTGGTGATATTGGTTATGAACAGCTGCGGCTTCGTGGCTTTTATAGCAACGACGATCGGAATGCCAAGGACACTGAAAAGCAAAGTGCTATTCAAGACTATTTATTGGAATTTTGCAATTTTGGTTGTGCTTATTTTATTTTAAGAAATTTAAGTGTAAATAAACCAGCCAAGCAGCGTAGTTTGAGGACAAAGGAAACAACCAAAAAGCCAACCAATAAGAATGCTAGTAAAAATAAGCGTCCAAATAAGCGGGTACGTAAGTTCAAACAGAAACCTTTTGTTGAAGAAAAAATAACTGAACAAAAAGCTAAGCCAGTTAATCATAGACAAAATAAAATTACAGAAGTTCATAAAAGAGGCAAACGTTCATTCACAATAAGAGAGACTAAATGA
- a CDS encoding metallophosphoesterase family protein, whose protein sequence is MNFFTADTHFFHKDLLGDNDFAPRPFPDVETMNQRIIKNWNAKVKSTDTVYHLGDIALYFTHPAGLSNEAVFSVLKSLNGHLVLIKGNHDSRAFFKYLASHNFMVDGKPKFEFHDVGVLIKFNHRQYYMTHYPMMMGIVKQIINLHGHIHHYSVNIKEDINVGIDTPEKDYLNYKIPFGTPFSETDIEQMVQGKFEDFGKRG, encoded by the coding sequence TTGAATTTTTTTACAGCTGATACACATTTTTTTCATAAGGATTTGTTGGGTGATAATGATTTTGCCCCGCGCCCATTTCCAGATGTTGAAACTATGAATCAAAGAATTATTAAAAATTGGAATGCCAAAGTGAAGTCGACAGATACGGTGTATCATTTGGGTGATATTGCGCTTTATTTTACCCATCCAGCAGGACTTTCAAACGAAGCAGTTTTTAGTGTATTGAAGTCTTTAAATGGTCATCTTGTTTTAATTAAGGGAAATCATGATAGTCGTGCTTTTTTCAAATATTTGGCTAGTCATAACTTTATGGTAGATGGGAAGCCCAAATTTGAGTTTCATGATGTGGGAGTGTTAATTAAGTTTAATCATCGGCAATATTATATGACACACTATCCAATGATGATGGGGATTGTCAAACAAATCATTAATTTACATGGCCATATTCATCATTATAGTGTAAATATCAAGGAAGACATAAATGTGGGTATTGATACTCCGGAAAAAGATTATTTGAATTACAAAATTCCCTTTGGAACACCATTCTCGGAAACGGATATTGAGCAAATGGTTCAAGGAAAGTTTGAGGATTTTGGCAAACGTGGTTAG
- a CDS encoding amino acid permease, protein MSENEDQNLSRGLKSRHVQLIAIGGTIGTGLFLGAGQSIHLAGPSILLAYAITGIVCFWLMRALGELLLSDLYSTSFVDFVTKYLGKQVGFVTGWTYWVCWVTIAMAEITAAGLYMHFWFPNLPQWIPGFVILLVLLVMNLITVELFGETEFWFSIIKIAAILMLIITGIVLVFIHYKTSVGHASLSNLVAFGGFFPKGIKGFILSFQMVVFAFVGVEMVGMTAAETQDPRKVIPEAINDIPMRIGLFYVGALFFLMAIFPWKYISPTSSPFVQVFQNIGIKGTAAIINFVVLTAAASACNSALFTTGRMLFSLSYGSKSKVGKKLGRLSHTQVPANAILVSALVIALAVILNIFVPGKVFTFISSVATTCFLFIWGAIVLAHLKYRKQLKNTTHTDVKFKMPWYPYSDYIVLIFLTFVGFVLILKVDTLIALIGSLLWFAVLNCIYIMRKKKKHTIKRDQ, encoded by the coding sequence ATGAGTGAAAATGAAGATCAAAATTTATCAAGGGGTTTAAAAAGCCGACATGTTCAGCTAATTGCAATTGGTGGGACAATTGGGACAGGACTTTTCTTGGGGGCTGGGCAATCCATTCACTTAGCTGGGCCATCAATTTTGTTGGCTTATGCGATTACCGGAATAGTTTGTTTCTGGTTAATGAGAGCATTGGGAGAGCTGCTTCTTTCCGATTTGTATTCAACTTCTTTTGTGGATTTTGTTACAAAATATTTAGGCAAACAAGTGGGATTCGTGACAGGTTGGACTTATTGGGTCTGTTGGGTCACGATTGCAATGGCTGAGATCACTGCTGCTGGATTATACATGCATTTTTGGTTTCCAAACTTACCACAGTGGATTCCAGGATTTGTGATTTTGTTAGTTTTATTAGTCATGAATCTAATTACTGTAGAACTTTTTGGTGAGACGGAGTTTTGGTTTTCCATCATTAAAATTGCAGCAATTTTAATGCTCATAATAACTGGAATCGTACTAGTCTTTATACATTACAAAACTTCTGTCGGACATGCTTCACTTTCAAATTTAGTGGCCTTTGGTGGCTTCTTTCCTAAAGGGATTAAAGGGTTTATTTTGTCATTTCAAATGGTAGTTTTTGCTTTTGTTGGTGTTGAAATGGTTGGCATGACAGCGGCAGAAACACAAGATCCTCGCAAGGTAATTCCTGAGGCAATAAATGATATTCCAATGCGAATTGGATTGTTTTATGTGGGAGCCTTATTTTTCTTGATGGCCATATTTCCATGGAAATATATCTCACCAACCTCTAGTCCCTTTGTCCAAGTTTTTCAAAACATTGGCATTAAAGGGACAGCGGCAATTATAAATTTTGTAGTATTAACTGCAGCAGCATCTGCTTGTAATAGTGCGTTATTTACGACAGGAAGAATGTTATTTTCGTTAAGTTACGGGAGTAAGTCAAAAGTAGGTAAGAAATTAGGTCGGTTATCGCATACTCAAGTACCGGCTAATGCTATATTGGTTTCGGCGCTAGTAATCGCTTTAGCAGTTATTTTAAATATTTTTGTTCCTGGAAAAGTCTTTACATTTATATCTAGTGTTGCTACAACTTGTTTTCTATTTATTTGGGGCGCAATTGTGCTAGCACACCTGAAGTACCGTAAGCAATTAAAAAATACAACGCATACTGATGTGAAGTTTAAGATGCCTTGGTATCCATATAGTGATTATATTGTATTGATTTTTTTAACCTTTGTTGGTTTTGTGTTGATATTAAAGGTTGATACACTGATCGCATTGATTGGTTCGTTACTTTGGTTTGCGGTTCTGAACTGTATTTACATTATGAGGAAAAAGAAGAAACATACAATTAAAAGGGATCAATAA
- a CDS encoding class I SAM-dependent methyltransferase — protein MTNNGEIEQLFNIIDESTETLMRELDTSYLDALIETGDNLISGEVRTENGKPSTIEKNNLEHFYSEANIKQLDPEVIRQAIQLAILKASQQDHIQANHQMTPDTIGMLFAYLLQELLQTSDVLTVFDPAVGTANLLTTIINDIYRNHADTKITGIGVDNDDSMLAMADINSRLQGLDIDLYHQDALDQLVFNAADVAVSDLPVGYYPIDHRVKNYETHSTEGHSYVHHLLIEQAMNHVVPGGFGIFLVPSNLFQTEQAANLLKFFKNKVYLQGFLNLPKDLFTNASLQKSILIMQNYGEQAKQVPQVLLGDFPSFKKQKEMKKFLAEIKQWHRQNF, from the coding sequence ATTACGAATAATGGTGAAATTGAACAACTATTTAATATAATTGACGAAAGCACAGAAACTCTGATGCGAGAACTCGATACGTCTTATTTGGATGCCTTAATTGAAACGGGAGATAATTTGATTTCTGGTGAGGTTCGGACTGAGAATGGGAAACCTAGTACAATAGAAAAAAATAATTTAGAGCATTTTTATAGCGAGGCCAACATTAAACAGCTTGATCCAGAAGTTATCCGGCAAGCTATTCAATTAGCAATTTTGAAAGCATCACAACAAGATCATATTCAAGCAAATCATCAGATGACACCAGATACAATAGGGATGCTATTTGCTTATTTATTGCAAGAATTATTGCAGACTAGTGATGTACTGACGGTGTTTGATCCTGCAGTTGGAACGGCAAATTTACTTACGACAATCATAAATGATATTTATCGTAATCATGCAGATACTAAAATAACTGGGATCGGTGTTGATAATGATGATTCAATGTTAGCCATGGCAGATATTAATTCTAGACTGCAGGGACTTGATATTGATTTATATCATCAAGATGCCTTAGACCAATTGGTATTTAATGCTGCAGATGTGGCAGTTTCTGATTTACCGGTTGGATACTATCCAATTGATCATCGTGTGAAAAATTATGAAACCCACAGTACTGAAGGACACTCTTATGTACATCATTTGTTAATTGAACAAGCAATGAATCATGTTGTCCCAGGAGGCTTTGGAATCTTCCTGGTACCAAGTAACCTGTTTCAAACAGAGCAAGCGGCTAATCTATTGAAATTCTTTAAGAATAAAGTTTATTTACAAGGCTTTTTGAACTTACCAAAGGACCTATTTACTAATGCGAGTTTGCAGAAATCAATTCTTATAATGCAAAATTATGGGGAACAGGCCAAACAGGTCCCACAGGTTTTGTTAGGAGATTTTCCATCGTTTAAAAAACAAAAAGAAATGAAAAAGTTTTTAGCTGAAATTAAACAATGGCATCGTCAAAATTTTTGA
- a CDS encoding competence type IV pilus minor pilin ComGF, translating to MNKKAGFTLIEVLASLVVLGMIYQLISFGSRLMNVSISQQSNSANWQLLVSELESAKHGFKYKSSKNNYVYLDSVTENKVYKLEKYQDELRFSPGYVPLIAHVEIVNFDYQEPFLKLQIKFKNGEIKKENVYIPKK from the coding sequence TTGAATAAAAAAGCAGGATTTACGCTAATTGAAGTACTGGCTTCATTGGTCGTGTTGGGAATGATTTATCAGCTTATATCGTTTGGTAGTAGGTTGATGAATGTCTCAATTTCACAACAAAGTAATTCAGCAAATTGGCAATTATTGGTAAGTGAATTGGAATCGGCAAAGCACGGTTTTAAATACAAAAGTAGTAAAAACAACTATGTTTATTTAGATAGTGTTACCGAAAATAAAGTTTATAAATTAGAAAAATACCAAGATGAATTACGATTTTCGCCAGGGTACGTTCCGTTAATCGCTCATGTGGAAATAGTTAATTTTGATTATCAAGAACCTTTTTTGAAACTTCAAATAAAATTTAAAAACGGAGAAATAAAAAAAGAGAATGTATATATTCCAAAAAAATAA
- a CDS encoding prepilin-type N-terminal cleavage/methylation domain-containing protein produces the protein MSKVKRGFTLIESLVVLTVVSLLLSAGTVSFKRVLAKQQEKEFWVTFDREWKKYEQFANLEGVVTYISFDKSRNKVSFRPLKTFDKKSCEVKLPVTLSLFSNREVKIGSDGYVKPQTIAFSSDLDKCTYRMTVQLGWGVYHVKKE, from the coding sequence ATGAGCAAAGTAAAGAGAGGCTTCACTCTAATTGAATCGTTAGTTGTTTTAACAGTAGTTTCTTTACTACTATCGGCCGGAACCGTGAGTTTTAAAAGGGTACTTGCTAAACAACAAGAAAAAGAATTTTGGGTGACATTTGATAGAGAATGGAAAAAGTATGAACAGTTCGCCAATTTAGAAGGTGTGGTTACTTATATTTCTTTTGATAAAAGTAGAAACAAAGTTAGTTTCAGGCCTTTGAAAACATTTGATAAAAAAAGTTGTGAGGTTAAATTACCAGTAACTCTTTCATTATTCAGTAATCGTGAGGTAAAAATTGGCAGTGATGGCTATGTTAAACCGCAAACTATTGCTTTCAGTTCTGACCTTGATAAATGTACGTATCGAATGACTGTTCAATTGGGATGGGGCGTTTACCATGTTAAAAAGGAATAA
- the comGC gene encoding competence type IV pilus major pilin ComGC, giving the protein MKKEQRFKKGFTLIEMTVVLFIISLLILIVLPNIAQQRNNAKKIHGNAMVEVVQTQVDLYENEHQKLPASLEELEEKGYLTDKQVDQAKENNITIKDNKAVN; this is encoded by the coding sequence ATGAAAAAAGAACAACGTTTTAAAAAAGGCTTTACTTTGATTGAAATGACTGTGGTCCTATTTATTATTTCGCTTTTAATTTTAATTGTGCTGCCAAACATTGCCCAACAACGAAATAATGCAAAAAAGATTCATGGAAATGCCATGGTTGAAGTGGTTCAAACCCAGGTTGATCTATATGAAAATGAACATCAAAAATTACCGGCTTCGCTTGAAGAATTAGAAGAAAAGGGTTATTTAACCGATAAACAAGTAGATCAGGCAAAAGAAAACAATATTACGATTAAAGACAATAAAGCAGTTAATTAG
- the comGB gene encoding competence type IV pilus assembly protein ComGB produces the protein MKKNIKSIIFQRKHYWNIKKGKFSIKTQAKFFMLLADLLRVGFSLGEALNFIKVIIPRKAKQIDQIIATLEHGDPFSMAIKPFLNENIYYQVLISEKHGDLSVSLQALGTYLTAKQKQQTKLLQLLEYPFLLLTFLGALLVGMKIYIFPELSLWNSATQVHKIKFSNVLIFIDLVTLIGCLYIYIKRFLKKPIVKRVEVICRIPIVGNVYRTYCHYYLSLNLAMLLKSGLGIKSICAMLANFSSTSLLYQIGTALEKQLSEGRKTSSFVKRYPFIPEELNVLMNKGNTAEGLGQELVMFSKIKYQKLTKQIERLIGLIQPLMFLLIGLVIVLMYLSMLLPMYHSMEGVYK, from the coding sequence TTGAAAAAGAATATCAAGAGCATAATATTTCAGAGGAAACACTATTGGAATATCAAGAAGGGTAAATTTTCGATTAAAACTCAAGCTAAGTTTTTTATGTTGCTAGCTGATTTGTTGAGAGTTGGTTTTAGTTTAGGTGAAGCACTAAATTTTATAAAAGTTATAATTCCACGCAAAGCAAAACAAATTGACCAAATAATAGCCACTTTAGAACATGGAGATCCTTTTTCAATGGCGATTAAGCCGTTCTTGAACGAGAATATCTACTACCAAGTTTTAATTTCGGAGAAACATGGTGATTTGTCGGTGAGCTTACAAGCGCTGGGAACTTATCTAACTGCGAAACAAAAACAACAAACTAAGTTGCTTCAGTTGCTTGAATATCCGTTTTTATTACTTACGTTTTTGGGAGCATTACTAGTAGGGATGAAAATCTATATTTTCCCGGAGCTTAGTTTATGGAATTCTGCGACGCAAGTGCACAAAATCAAGTTTTCCAATGTCCTTATTTTTATAGATTTGGTTACTTTAATTGGGTGTCTTTATATTTATATAAAAAGATTTTTAAAGAAACCAATTGTGAAACGAGTTGAGGTTATTTGTCGTATTCCGATCGTTGGTAATGTGTATCGAACTTATTGTCATTACTATTTGTCTTTGAACTTGGCCATGTTGCTAAAAAGTGGTCTAGGAATTAAAAGTATCTGTGCGATGTTAGCAAATTTTTCTTCGACATCATTACTTTATCAAATTGGGACGGCCCTTGAAAAACAGTTATCAGAAGGAAGAAAAACTTCATCCTTTGTTAAACGTTATCCGTTTATCCCTGAGGAACTCAATGTTTTAATGAATAAAGGAAATACGGCGGAGGGTCTAGGACAAGAATTAGTGATGTTTTCTAAAATTAAGTATCAAAAGCTGACAAAACAGATTGAAAGGTTAATTGGGTTGATTCAACCACTTATGTTTTTGCTGATTGGCCTGGTAATTGTTTTAATGTATTTAAGTATGTTACTGCCAATGTATCACTCAATGGAGGGTGTTTATAAATGA
- the comGA gene encoding competence type IV pilus ATPase ComGA, which translates to MKLEDYVQKFMTTCIEKRATYLYMLPRLDEYQIMYKHLNQCHIIQEVSQQTGEQLIAFFKFQADMALSEKRRPQTGAYYWHQKDSVVHLRLSSVGDFLNRESMVIRFIYPVEGAHIQHLEPFQWEKLVELSNKKGLLLFSGPMGSGKTTSIYQLARYLAQEKVVMTIEDPVEILEEKFLQLQVNNRAEMTYEQLLKVGLRHRPDIFIIGEIRDEHTANVAVKAALSGHLVLSTVHAQNAFGVIRRLQQLNVDADMLQQALSGIAYQRLIPVRKGEVAALFDIMEGEELKEAFSGEPNQKMTSTWGDCLEKEYQEHNISEETLLEYQEG; encoded by the coding sequence ATGAAACTAGAGGACTACGTTCAGAAATTTATGACAACTTGTATTGAAAAACGAGCAACTTATTTGTACATGTTACCTAGGTTGGATGAATACCAGATTATGTATAAACATTTAAATCAATGTCACATTATTCAAGAGGTTTCACAGCAAACAGGAGAACAATTAATTGCATTTTTTAAGTTTCAAGCAGATATGGCTTTGAGCGAAAAAAGGAGACCCCAAACAGGGGCATATTATTGGCATCAAAAAGATTCTGTGGTTCATCTGCGACTCTCGTCAGTTGGCGATTTTTTAAATCGCGAGTCGATGGTCATCCGATTCATCTATCCTGTTGAAGGTGCCCATATTCAGCACCTAGAGCCCTTTCAGTGGGAAAAACTGGTTGAATTATCCAATAAGAAAGGATTGCTTTTGTTTTCGGGTCCAATGGGTTCTGGAAAAACAACTTCAATTTACCAATTGGCGCGTTACTTGGCCCAAGAAAAAGTAGTTATGACTATTGAAGATCCGGTTGAAATTCTGGAAGAAAAATTTTTACAGCTTCAAGTTAATAATCGTGCGGAAATGACATATGAGCAGCTTTTGAAAGTTGGTTTGAGGCATCGACCAGATATTTTTATCATTGGTGAAATTCGAGATGAGCATACTGCAAATGTAGCGGTAAAGGCAGCGTTAAGCGGTCATTTAGTTTTAAGTACAGTTCATGCACAAAATGCATTTGGGGTTATTAGACGATTGCAGCAACTAAACGTGGATGCCGATATGTTACAGCAGGCTTTGAGCGGAATTGCATATCAACGACTGATCCCTGTTCGGAAAGGAGAAGTTGCGGCCCTTTTCGACATTATGGAGGGTGAAGAACTAAAAGAAGCTTTTTCTGGAGAGCCTAATCAAAAAATGACGTCAACATGGGGAGATTGTCTTGAAAAAGAATATCAAGAGCATAATATTTCAGAGGAAACACTATTGGAATATCAAGAAGGGTAA
- a CDS encoding YebC/PmpR family DNA-binding transcriptional regulator produces the protein MSGHSKWHNIQGRKNAQDSKRGKIFQRISREIYMAVKAGGPDPSGNPQLRLMMDKARAANMPKENIKRAVDKGSGVGGAAYEEITYEGYGPGGTAIIVETLTDNKNRTAAAIRSAFTHHGGALGASGSVSYMFDRKGYIVISREDNDTDEDTMMMDALDAGADDIQTSDDAFEIYTDSKALAQVRDALEKAGYKLATAELTMIPENETPVPEEKITQYQGLIDELEDDDDVSEVYEAAELPEEE, from the coding sequence ATGTCAGGACATTCTAAGTGGCACAATATTCAGGGTCGTAAAAACGCTCAGGATTCAAAACGTGGAAAAATCTTTCAAAGAATTTCGCGTGAAATTTATATGGCAGTCAAAGCTGGGGGTCCTGACCCTTCCGGAAATCCTCAATTACGTTTGATGATGGATAAAGCACGGGCTGCAAACATGCCAAAAGAAAATATTAAACGTGCTGTGGACAAAGGTTCTGGTGTCGGCGGTGCTGCGTACGAAGAAATTACGTATGAAGGATATGGGCCTGGTGGTACAGCAATTATCGTGGAAACCTTAACTGATAATAAGAACCGAACAGCAGCTGCAATTCGTTCAGCATTTACTCATCATGGTGGTGCTTTGGGCGCAAGTGGTTCAGTTTCTTACATGTTTGATCGGAAGGGATACATTGTTATTTCTCGCGAGGACAATGATACCGATGAAGATACGATGATGATGGATGCTTTAGACGCTGGTGCCGATGACATTCAAACGTCTGATGATGCATTTGAGATTTACACTGACTCTAAGGCATTGGCACAAGTTAGGGATGCGTTGGAAAAAGCAGGATATAAGTTGGCAACTGCCGAACTAACCATGATCCCTGAAAACGAGACCCCAGTTCCCGAGGAGAAAATTACTCAATATCAAGGTTTGATCGATGAGCTGGAAGACGATGATGATGTTTCTGAAGTTTACGAAGCAGCGGAGCTTCCTGAAGAAGAGTAG
- a CDS encoding DUF5776 domain-containing protein encodes MSEIKSLTKNTKGLYRFQLSTGKYITADTASVQKLISTYKKYYYVKPSMSIIKVLHKVGYYRSPIATKVNKYLSKGNYAHILSVAYTKAGRPMLKTSNGEYITSNREWVANSKGYQNPKKYFQVQNSKIKPAGTIGYTLKRGYEGVKTWKVKRQLGIGGRSWYEYATYNSTTVSAVKRFQRGHRLSATGDVNLATWEKLGFSKSSWKSIDSYAAPLYARTWQGRSAHVNAEIKQAYRYLGRAYIVGASSTPTYGTDCSGLVMQSLYAGGLNMNSVVSSIHHAYPGNEWNSRNLWSTSKLRRVSYAGRKRGDLIFYYEPGTRSIYHVAIYLGGNRIIESWPNHIQVSGIRSNSHTSIAGVKRAFN; translated from the coding sequence ATTTCCGAAATTAAATCTTTAACGAAAAATACAAAAGGATTATATCGATTCCAATTATCAACCGGTAAATATATAACGGCAGATACTGCCAGTGTTCAAAAATTAATTTCGACCTATAAAAAGTATTACTATGTGAAACCATCAATGTCGATTATCAAGGTTTTGCATAAAGTTGGATATTATCGTTCGCCAATAGCTACCAAAGTTAACAAATATTTATCCAAAGGAAATTATGCACATATTCTTAGTGTTGCTTATACTAAAGCGGGAAGACCAATGCTTAAAACTAGCAATGGAGAATATATTACTTCTAATCGAGAATGGGTGGCGAATTCTAAGGGCTATCAAAATCCAAAAAAATATTTTCAGGTCCAAAATTCAAAAATTAAACCCGCCGGTACAATTGGTTATACTTTAAAACGAGGGTATGAAGGGGTAAAAACCTGGAAAGTAAAACGTCAATTAGGAATTGGCGGTCGTAGTTGGTATGAATATGCCACTTATAATAGTACGACAGTTTCTGCAGTTAAAAGGTTTCAACGGGGACATCGCTTAAGTGCAACTGGGGATGTTAATTTGGCAACCTGGGAAAAATTAGGTTTTAGTAAATCCTCATGGAAATCTATTGATTCGTATGCAGCGCCACTTTATGCCCGTACATGGCAGGGGCGAAGTGCCCATGTAAATGCTGAAATCAAGCAAGCGTATCGCTATTTAGGACGAGCTTACATCGTTGGAGCTTCATCCACACCGACATATGGGACGGATTGTTCGGGGTTGGTTATGCAGTCGCTATATGCAGGTGGTTTGAATATGAATTCTGTTGTTTCATCGATTCACCATGCTTACCCAGGTAATGAATGGAATAGCCGCAATCTTTGGTCAACATCGAAATTGAGACGAGTTTCGTATGCTGGTCGTAAACGAGGAGATTTGATTTTCTACTATGAACCAGGCACCCGTTCTATTTACCACGTTGCAATTTATCTTGGTGGTAATCGAATTATTGAATCCTGGCCGAACCATATTCAAGTTTCCGGGATTCGTTCTAATTCGCATACATCAATTGCCGGGGTTAAACGAGCCTTTAATTAA